AAAGAGTTATGTTATGGACAATAGCACATTGTAGAagtttaaagatttattttggcatataatgacctttgaccttaagTAAGTAATCTGACATCACAGTATACTTAATTTGACAGTACCCATTGCATTAAACATTATTTGTAGGGGGGGGGAAAATCCACgttaaaatgttaaatcaaACTTTCCTGTATTCCTGATAGCACAAGCATTGGTAAGATATGCTCAACTCCAGGGAGCATACATACACTACAGACGAAATATGAAGCCCCAAAGATGTTGCATTGGATAAATGTGTTTACACTTATAAACGTAACTAGGGAAAACTAAATCTTTAATTTTTGAATGTCTACTTCAAATTATTAACAAATCAGGACTTTCATTGGTTGCCAAATACTCATATTAAAATATTGAATTTGAATACCTAAATCTCTGGTTATGCCACACCCTGAACATCAATTCAATGTCAAATAAGAAAACCCAATATTTTAAACTCCTGATGTGTTAATTATATTGAGTCACACCCAATAGAAGCCTTACCTGCATGGAACTACAACACCTCCATGGTATGGAACTACGAACACGTGAAAGGCAGAGCTCAAAGCACTCAACTCTAATTGGCTGAGTGGCCTCAAACCCCGCCTTGCGCGGAAGGATGCTGGGGAAGATAGCTACATTCTGCCGCCAATAGAACGAGAGAAATGGAATCGAGAAGGCGTTAACATGTCCCGTGATTCCGCTCTGTAGAAGCTCTGAGTGCGCAGCCGCTGGTGTATCACTGTAAAGCCTGTCTCTTTCAAAACTCTATACCTTTAACATAAAAATGGCAGCAAGAAAATTCTTCGTTGGTGGAAACTGGAAGATGAATGGCGATAAGAAGAGCCTGGGAGACCTCATCACCACGCTCAATACGGCTGCGCTTCATGATGAAACAGGTAACGTAACTTTCGCATATTGTTAGTTGCGCTGCAGTCCAAATATAGCCTCTCTCATCCCTGCGGTGGCCCATCCACGTAGTGAAGTCCTACGTGCAGATATGCACTAACGATAGAATGGCTGCAGTCACCTGATGATAACCCGTACTTTAGTCACAGTTGACGCAGAAGTTAGGGAAATGGAAGGAGGCCCCGGTTACTCATGTCCGCCCTCACTTGTGACACTTTGACATTGGGCATCCGCACTGGGAGACGGATCGGCAGTAGGCTTTCCGAGGACACCTGCGTGCCCGAATACCGCGCCCGACCAAATATAACTTCATAGATATAACTGTCAACAGCAGCTTAGTGAAAAGTTGCTACTTACCGGTTAGGTGGAATTACATTTCTTACCGAGCACTGTCGAACTACTACTTCTAGTGTATATCGAAGGCCATACCTACTGTATACCTTAATGTTGTCTGCCAGTTTACGAAATAGCCAGACACCATTTACCATGCAGTTGGCCTAATTAAAATGAATGCCCAAATGTCATAAATTACCTGAGACTAGTCTGGTTATGTAAATTATATaccattgggggggggggtgaatgaattaattaattttcaGTTGTATGTAGCACTCAATCTGATAAACTGTCTTTATTCTTCTAAATAGAGGTGGTATGTGGAGCTCCAACCATTTACTTGGACTTTGCCAGAGCCAACTTAGACCCCAAAATTGGAGTTGCTGCACAGAACTGTTACAAGGTTGCCAAGGGGGCTTTCACCGGAGAGATCAGGTACCAATGGCTCATTCCTCTCCCATTTCAAAATGACAATGgcagtctctgtctctttcgctcTTCCTTCCATCCTTTTCTAtcttctgtctgttttgctCCTTGTCTGAATCTCTGCTAGTGTTCTGTGCCCCTTCCTCTTACATTATTAAGCTCTCTCACTGTCCTGcatttgtgctctctctctctctctcttttttttttttctctgtcatctATTATTCTCCTCACACTCGGTCTCTTTTGCTCCCCTCTTCAGCCCAGCCATGATTAAAGACTGTGGTATCGACTGGGTCATTCTGGGCCACTCCGAGAGGCGCCATGTTTTTGGGGAGGGTGACGAGGTACGGAGCTCTGTGCTCGCTGATATTCTGAGATGATGAGTGAAAACCTAATGTCAATGTATTCCCCCTGTTTCTGTGACGTCTCACCTCTGTGTGCTTCCTGGTGCTATGATGGGGTTGTCTCTTTCAGCTGATTGGTCAGAAGGTGGCCCATGCTCTGGAGAATGACCTGTCAGTGATCGCTTGCATCGGTgagaagctggaggagagagaggctgggacgACAGAGGAAGTTGTCTATGCACAGACTAAAGTCATTGCAGGTAACCACTACACTTTAACACAATTTGTTCATACCTCTACATCCAGTGATACCTGCGTATTTAGCTGTGTGGAGAACCAGGAGATGGTGCAATAATATGGTGATGTAAGGCTGTGTAATCACCTAAAGTGTATGATATTTACAAGGATGTCATTAAAACACTCATAACCGCTACTAAATGAAGAGAACATGCCATTAAGGTACGTAGCGTAGCTGCATCGGTtgtcggccagtttgttaaacaatcggccagtctgttaaacaatcgatatgccAAGTTAATTAATAGATAACATGACAACGCAAAcgtagccgataacacacgcatgccgctATTATACCCTGTTACGATAATTCTGTTATTGTTGTGTCACCTGTGCTGTACTACAGATAATGTGAAGGACTGGGCCAAGGTGGTGCTGGCCTATGAGCCAGTGTGGGCTATCGGCACGGGGAAGACAGCCACACCTGAACAGGTAGGACTCAGCTGGCAGTGGCCCAAACCCTGGTGTGGACCCTTTTGCCAACGCCTTATCATCATGCTGCTCTTAGGCCTTagagaaaatgtatattttgttaAGGTTTTTCTACTTGCAGGAAGTGTACTATGTTTAATTGTTACAGATACTACTTTGTTATGTGTAGATCTGCTTGCAGTACCTCCAGGATTTTGTGATCTTGTGATTGGACAAATTCAATGATTTGCAATTTTCTCTTATTACTGCCATATTTCCGCAAAGACATTCAGTCAAAGaaatgctgttgttgttattgttgttttcttaGTGCTAAGTGCTATCCATGTTTGTTTCGTCTCAGGCTCAGGAGGTGCACGAGAAGCTGAGGGAGTGGATTAGGGCCAATATCTCCGATGCTGTGGCCGACTCCGTCCGCATCCTTTACGGAGGTCAGCTAGGAGCAAACTCCAAATCCCCATCTAATTGATTTGTATACTAGTTTATATACTGCTGTTGCAAGAACTTGTAGCTTTTTTAAATCCTGAAAAAGATTATATGTAGACATTAAAATGTTCTGGATTATAATATATGATGGATTGTCTTAGACATATCCGGCGCCCAGCCCTGCGTCAGTAGCAGATATATGTGCTACATAATCAGCAAGTAAAACTGCATCataaaaaagaagagaaaaaaaaacacagaacaacagtggttaggatctttttttttatccagaaaCGTACCTCAAAATTATTTCAACTTCATTCAACTTGTTTACTGAAACCACATTTAGCGACTTACATCAACCTGCTATTGATGCGTTAATtaaacctctttctctctcttacttttgTTTCTTTATCTCAGGTTCTGTTACCGGGGGCAACTGCAAGGAGCTGGCCTCCCAGCCAGATGTGGATGGCTTCCTTGTGGGCGGGGCCTCCCTGAAGCCCGAATTTGTTGATATTATCAACGCGCGTGCGTAGACAACAAGGACCACGAGCGGAGGTTCCCTCAGGCTGCACTATAATGACCGGGTCCAGACATGGCACACATACATCACTGCCCACTCTGTCTATGCCTGTGTCTTTtgggtttgtgtgcatgtgtatgcgtgtttatgtgtgtctaatGGTGTGTGCTTCATTTTGTCCTCTTCTAGATACGACAGCTGGAGTTTTAACACCAGTGTATAGTGCTGCATTCTAGATCTAAGACTCTTCCGCAGTAAAAGTCCCACCGCAAATATATAATTTACTGACTAAATATAATTAGATGTAAATGTATAGCACAGTCAGGGATTTTATTGTGGAACAGTTCTGTAGATGCTATGTGATGTAATGAGAGTGCTACCTTACACCTGGACAATCTGTGAACTATTTATTTGCTGACATAATGGGAGGTATCTAAACAGGGTCTGTGCATGCAGAGTTatctgtatgtacatgtatgtcaGCAGTATGGGTATGTGTCCTCTAGTTTATTGTATGTTTAATCACTGAAATCACTCTGACACTGAAGCAAATTTACCCTGTTACTGGACAAATCACGTGTCTGTCACTAACCAGCCAGTGGCTGCCAAAGACTACATCACCTGACTAACTACTGGAAATAAATGGTTTAGTCCACTCTGCTGTAATCCTGTTTATTTTGTGAGAACTTTAGATACACTTTGGGCCTGAAACAAAAGTAGTTTGTATTACAAAGGGAAATGATTATGGTATATTACACCAACCACATATTGTAAATACTTATGCTGGGATTGTCCACATCTCTTGCTTTGATGCACATGTTGTTACTCTAACATAGTAAGAGCAAAAAGTATTGTTATTCAGAAATGACAGCTAATCTATATGGACAAGGAGGGTCACGGTCGATCTAGAGTGGTCCCCCTCTTGTGACTAATTTGGAGAACTGCACTGCCAGTTGGAACAGTGAGATCTTGCTGGAGCAGTGCTGTTACCCCTCACTGAGAAATGACATGCATTTAATTTACCATTCAGGAAATGCATTCATTTTAACACCTCCAGAGGATTTCAAATCGAATCAGGCgaggtttacaaacacttgtaaacagacacagattttccagagataaataaacagataaatattaaGCAAGCGATaggcgagattaaagaggtatgtcttaagtgcacgtttaaaggtttccaccgaTTTAACTTTAATATCGTTTAAAATACCACAAAGGTATCCACCCTGTATAGAATGACACATATTACACTAACATCAGTATATGCTCAACAAATGCGCCTTTTCTCTGTAAAAAAAGACTGATAAGACGGTAGAACAGTGTTTCATCCTagccacccacacacgcatgcaattgctcttttcacagacaaataaacacacggATAGTCTTTGTGTGGTTGAAGTAAatgatgaaaatgttttattgatGGCATAATTTAATGTTCGCTTCATTTACAGATTTTCTTAaaatcttctcttttttttcaaaccacAGTGATTCTACAGGTAGATAAACAATGAAAAGGAGGTTgttggggggggagggaagTGGAACAAGCATGG
The sequence above is drawn from the Clupea harengus chromosome 19, Ch_v2.0.2, whole genome shotgun sequence genome and encodes:
- the tpi1a gene encoding triosephosphate isomerase A, translating into MAARKFFVGGNWKMNGDKKSLGDLITTLNTAALHDETEVVCGAPTIYLDFARANLDPKIGVAAQNCYKVAKGAFTGEISPAMIKDCGIDWVILGHSERRHVFGEGDELIGQKVAHALENDLSVIACIGEKLEEREAGTTEEVVYAQTKVIADNVKDWAKVVLAYEPVWAIGTGKTATPEQAQEVHEKLREWIRANISDAVADSVRILYGGSVTGGNCKELASQPDVDGFLVGGASLKPEFVDIINARA